TCCGCGGGAGTTCCCCCCGCGGCGACCATGGCGAGCAGTAGGAACAACGCACCTGGCGGTGGCAGGATCCAGCGTCAGAGCGGATTTTCCCAGTTCAGGTGAGCCACGATCGGAAGAAGTCCGGACGGACGTGGTGATACGCTCGGCCAAGGCGCTGGTGGTTTGCACCCATGGGGGCAACGACGACGGACCAAgagtcggccatggcggcggacAGCAGCAGTTTTAACGACATGGCGTGGCTCCCACCCGGAGTTGTTTGCTATCATACGCAGGGGTGAGAAcatgctggcggagatggtggggCACACGGCTCGACAGCGGTACGGTGGTGCCAACGGTGGGGAACGGTGGTGGTAAGAGCTGAGAGCAGATCGACGGCTCCGAGCTTGGCGTCCAGGCACAGGTACAGGCATAGGCACAGGCAAGTGGACCAGGCACAGGCAGCCGTCGTCCTAGGTCCCAGCCATCGCAAGTACTCTTATATGCATGCACACAAACTCCATTGCTCTTGCATGCACCGTGAGTTCATTGATAGATGATCCACGTAGGCACAGTCGCACACAGGGCACTGGTCTCCTAGCAGTGTCCACGGAGGTGAGGGCGTGAGGCAGCTCTGGCCACCGCCATGCGGACCCGGTGCGGCTGGGCTATGCGAGGTAGCCACGCGGCGTAGGGCATGTGTCGCTGCCTATCAGTGTGCCCATGCCCAACCAGACAGCGGGTTGAGGAAGAAATGTGTCTTGATGGTGGAATTTATGGCAACAGCAGCCACCATGACAGAATGCTATTTGAAGGTAACAGTTCGTTATTTCGGTGGTATTTTACGTGACGGACAACTTTTGATAGTATTTTTTGAATGTCATAATATTTGGATGCTATGAAACTAATTTTTTCTGCAATTTACTACTATAAACTTTGTAGGCAACGCTGGAAACTTGTGACAAATTTTTGCCCAGAAACTATTGGCTCATTTTTGCCCAGAAACTATGGGCTTATGAGTCCCGTAACTGTTGCGCTTTAAATTTCTTCGCGTAATTAAGTAGTATTTCACACTTGCAAACAAAGTTTTGGAAGCGTATTCTTGGTGTCAAGAAGACGGTTGAGTGGaagtaagagagagagagagagagagagagagagagagagagagtggacgGTGGTCTGTGACGGCTCTAGTATTGCGTGCCCGTGCTCGGTGCTCTGCATTATTCCCCTCCTCCCTTTCCAGCGCACCCAGCCCATCAACCAAACGCACGCACGCGCGCGCCACCGCGGCTCCCCTGCGCTGCGCAATGGACGCCGTAGCGttcccgccgccgcccgcgccgttCCTCGACGAGGACCTTGACTTCGGCGACTTCACCTTCGcctccgcgcccgccgcgccgcaGCCGCAGCTTCCCGCCGCCGCCTTCGCGGCCTTCGACGACGACTGGGGCGACTTCGTGGCGAGCGGGCTCGGATCCGACGCGGCCGCCTCGGCGCCGCCGACGGCCGCGCCCGCCGCAGCTCCCTCCTCCTTGTCGTCCTGGGCGAAGCCGCGGGGCCCGCTGCCCCTCTCCCTGTTCGGCACCGCCGCCGACGACGGCggccaggaggaggaggaagggccCGCCTGGCCGCCGCCCACGGCCACGGCGCCCCAGCGCGCCCTGTCCTTCCCCTCCAACGGGTCCGAGCCCGCGGATCTGAAGGACCTCATCGCTGGCCTCTACGGATCTCAGCCGCCACCCGTCGCCGACGCGGTCCTGGACCCGCAAGTGGAGGCGGAGGATGACGAAGGGTTCGGAGACGATGATTGGGAAttcacggcggcgacggcggaacCTGTCGATCAGGATGGAGACGGACCTGGGCATGCGGATGGAATTGGTAAGATTGAGGTGAGCCTGCCCGCGCACTGTGACGCATTTCCTGATCCTCTTCGTCTTTGATTTTAGTGCCGTTGCCAAATTGTCGTGAGATTGAGATGTTTGGGCTTTGTAGGAGTGACATCGACTCTATCCAAATCCAGTATGAAATGATTGTTTCAAACTCCCAGGACTGTTTGGGGGTGGCCACTGGCCGGCGTGATGGATTGATAGTGATAAAATGTGACACTTACGGAATGCAAACTTGAATATGGGTGGTGTAAAATGAAGGGTGGGCTACTGGGCTGACATGTGCAATCTTGTTGCTGGGAGATGGAAGGATTGTTGATTCCTTGCGAACTTTAAGCTAGACAGCCAAAGCTGTCCTGCTTTACAAAATCCCTGAGCTAGACTTGTTGCTATTACAACATTAGGATGCCTCTAGTAAACGGAAATTAGATTACATTGTTGAAGTAGAACTATTTTGTAGGTCTTTGTTTTGCCTATTTGTGCACATGGGAAAGGTGAATATCTGAGCGATGTTTTCATATCTTTCAGGATATAACAAAATCATTGAGCACTGACCAGGAAGACTGGTCATCGTTTACCAGTGTTGATGACAAATTGAACCATGTTCATCAAACAACCGATGGTCTTGGGACGCATGAGTCCACTGGAGAATCTGTGAAGGCCTCCACTTATTCGCCAGCTAATAATTCAGCCATACTGAACCTGTACAAAGAAAGCGAACGGGCTGACACTATTCACATTGCTCAAAGCTCTGCAGAAAGTGTCCAGAGTTCATCTGATCTGTTTTCTAATAATGAAATGGTGAGCATTCATTGTATCTAAGTTTTCCACTGACACAACTTATTTCATATTCTTTTGATGTACACTAATGATCAGTGATCAGAACTCTTCATTTGAAACAGATGACAGCCACTCCAGTAGGTCAACAAGTGATTGCATTTTGATTGAATTCTACCATAGACTGAGAGAAGAGTCCTTGACAGCAATATCTCGTCACGTGAAGGATCTTAGGGTCAGTGATTACATTGCATTTATGAAAGGTCATTATTTGTGTATTTTGTTGCTTCATACTTTTCTAACTAAGGATATGCATTCAGGAAGCACAAAAGGAATCTACATTCTCTGATGAAAACAACAAAGAAACTGCAATCGGAAGGGATATTCAGGTGTGTCCCTGATCATTTATCTATAAATGAGAATTTTCTTGTGAATATATTGAAGGATTGCCTTGACCATAACTTTTTGTGTGTGTGTATTCTTATGTTTGTGTGCATCAACTCGAGAACCGGTAATCATTGTTATTAATCCATTTTCCACCAATCTCCAGGAAATATACGACAAACTAAAAGATTCTTTGCTGCCCAAAGGCTTTTTCACAGAGGAACAGCCTCGGAAGGATGTATATATCACAGAACTCCTTAATTGTATCAAAGAGGAACATCTGAAGGATTTGGAACAAGAATATTGTTTAGCAGAAAAGATAGAACGGGTATGTATCATACTATCATCGTCTATGTTACGTAAGTTTCTGATCATTATAAGTATGTTGTATAGGAACTCTACCTACTGTTGGCAATCCAAAAATCACATATGAAATTTTCCTTGGAAATTTCTGAGTCTTGAATGGACTTCTTCCTTAATTTATAGTTTCAACTCAAGATCAATACACTCTTTTTTTTTGCCCTGAACCACTTTTTTTTCCTCTGCTCAGTTTGACATCATTATTTTATGTTAATATTATTATAACTAATCCC
The sequence above is drawn from the Miscanthus floridulus cultivar M001 chromosome 15, ASM1932011v1, whole genome shotgun sequence genome and encodes:
- the LOC136508166 gene encoding uncharacterized protein produces the protein MDAVAFPPPPAPFLDEDLDFGDFTFASAPAAPQPQLPAAAFAAFDDDWGDFVASGLGSDAAASAPPTAAPAAAPSSLSSWAKPRGPLPLSLFGTAADDGGQEEEEGPAWPPPTATAPQRALSFPSNGSEPADLKDLIAGLYGSQPPPVADAVLDPQVEAEDDEGFGDDDWEFTAATAEPVDQDGDGPGHADGIGKIEDITKSLSTDQEDWSSFTSVDDKLNHVHQTTDGLGTHESTGESVKASTYSPANNSAILNLYKESERADTIHIAQSSAESVQSSSDLFSNNEMNSSFETDDSHSSRSTSDCILIEFYHRLREESLTAISRHVKDLREAQKESTFSDENNKETAIGRDIQEIYDKLKDSLLPKGFFTEEQPRKDVYITELLNCIKEEHLKDLEQEYCLAEKIERASEDTDVAVELYKLSVSTLHILKLASKEEQGDYVGSWYSMLLSCAQELQHGAALWQEFYHANVCDRVVSEGGHYFIALGEIYRVAQILHLSLQCFKPWVLADLGMLSKMLSSLDSCTDAWTSGLEMALKMVIDRNHIDAYFAKALMESIKNITKLEVPNLQRIVPNNEMRCRLTLLPSSLLPGLNVVMWNGGHYFVKVANLWANRISPDPPLLPSNPVSSMNNAATLASHAE